GCACTTTAGGGATGGGGTGGTCTCTATCAGGAAGGGGAATGAGACACTCAGTTTTAATGAGAAGGGATATTAGGCAGCCTTGCCACTGTATGAGtaagaggggaaaggccccgtgtcccattcgcCACTCCCTGAGCCAGAGGATCCCCCTGttctggggccagatcagagctaGCGCCTCCTAGGGGGGAAAGGCCCTGTGACCCATTTCCCATCCCCCAAGCAAGACAGCTTCCTCACCTCTCCACTTGACTCTATCATCCCCCTCTCCTGAGTCCCACAAGTTTGGCCAGGTCTGGAGCCCATCTTACAATGACCTTCATGGGAATCCCTGCCGTCCTGTGGGGGATGCCCAGTTTGATTGACTGCCTCTCCCACATGCCCCTCAGATGGAAGAGCGCTGCCGTAAGaggtccctgcccctccctctccctgcagtaACATGACACCTTCTCATGGGACGGGTAGGGGGAAGAGGGACGGCCTGGTGTCTCTGTTCACCCCTTCCCTGGGACACCcagcctgggaggggaagaggggagccTGCTGCAGCCCCCACAGGGCTGGGAGGGGTGGAAGCACCAGGAGGTGCAGAGGGGAagctggggcttggggttgggggggggactgGAGACAGAGTTGATTGGTGCCTGTGCGGGGGCAGAACTGATGGGGCAGAATGATTTCCTGGGCAGCAGATGGGCAGATATGGGGATAGGAGCTTCTGCAGTGAGGCCCATATCACCATAATAAATCTGGGAGTGTTGGCAACACTGATTATATCACACCCAGGGGTTCGGGCCAGAGGAGTTCAGCTGTCAAGGGAGACCAGCAATCATagtgtcatatttttaaaaaaactcatgaTCTTAGGGCCATCTCATGATTCTTAGGTGTCACTTTGATCATTGACATTTGGGAGTTGGCCCTGCTGCTCTCTGCCGCCCCCAGGCTGGACCCGGCTGTGAGGCTCTCATCCCTGGATGTCTCCCACGCCGATCTGCTGAATGAAACGTGGGTCTTTGGGGGGAACGAGAAAAGCAGGAAGTACCTGGCCAGCCTGATCCGCCATTTCCCCAGTGtctgcctgctggatgctgctgGCCACCCAGTCAGCTGGACCGCTTCAGACCTGTTTGGTGCCATGGGGCCTGCCTACACTCTGCCCCAGCACCGGGGGCGCGGCTACATGGGGATGCTGAATAATTTGATGGCCAAGAGGTTGCATGCACTAGGCTATCCCAGCTATGGCAATGTGGCCGTGGAGAACTACCGCATGCAGAGATTGCAGGAGAGGCAGGGCTTCCAATGCCTGCCCAGCCTGTGCCACTTCATTCTTCACAACCCAGCACTGGAGAAAGCCCCGACGTtaacccccagcccagcaccaggCACAGCCCCCAAGTGAGTCCAACTGCCCAGGAGAGCTGACAAGGGAGCGGGATAGGGGAGTCTGGGGATCATTGTTAACAAAGTGGAATCAGTAACATCTCCCAAATCCCCTTAACTCCACCCACCAGCATTGACTGATAGCAGGAAGCATTTCTCGCAATTAAACTGACTGTTGAAGACACCTTTGAGTATTTCCCCTTTGCGGCAGCACTCCCCGGCACGGCTGGGACCTTGTGGGCAAGGGGGATGGCAGAATTACAGCTAGGGCCATGCAACAGTTTCCCacttttcaaatgaaattttCCCAAAAGAGGTTCTGCTTGTTCCCAGTGTCGGCTTTGTGTCCAGACGCTGAGGGCCTGAAAACCAAAGTGTTCTGGGTGCGTAACCCGGTCTGCAGGGTGGTGTCTGCAGCAAGTAAGGTCAGGGTCAAATATCTAGGGCTTCCTTTGGAAAACTAACCAATAGCACCAGTTGGAGCCGCCCCACCAAATTTCTAGGATAACTAAATATGTTCCCTGAGGGGACTTTAAGAGACAAACTGAGTGAGTATGAAACAAGAAGAGCTTtgttggaggggatgggggaaccaGCACCCAACTGGGGAGAGCACAGCAATTACAACTCACCTATCTGTAGTTATGAATAAGTAAACACCCAGTCCTGCCCTTTagtgcagggatctcaaactcaaatcaccatgagggccacatgatgACTattacattggcccgagggccacatcactgaaaccttttcatacaacaatacaaaagtatagtcaaaaatgaaaaaaatgaaaagtaatatagtatgctattaaaagtcaacgtattaaatttttaaaaactgtaatgcgaAGAGgggtataataaaataaaaacactcaGTAATGCACCTCATTCAAATGACAAAACAcgcatttacttttagaattactttgGTTAAagccccccctctgcccctggccctgcccccattccatcccttccatgaggtcccacctctgccctgcctcttcctgcccctaccccgcccccattccaaccccttctccaaatcccCGCCAACAGGGTGGCCAGGAAAATCCAGCGTTCCGCATTGGCCCCAATGGAACTAGAAACATCTCTCCAGCACCTCTCTGTAACATAGCACATACCAGCCTCAGGGGtgaggccctaccaaattcatgctccattttgctcaatttcacggttttaggattttttaaattgtaattttcacagtttcagatattgTAAATCTGAAGTTTCATGGTGTTGACACCGTgggtgtcctgacccaaaaaggggttAGAAGGGGGTGCGGTATTGCCACtggagctctgaaggcagcactgtcagcagcagcagtgcaggactAAGGGTGGCAATCTTGCAGGTCCCCCCCCACAATAGCCAGATTTcgtgggggagaccagatttcatggttgtGAAATTGGTAGGACTCTGCCAACCACTGCAGCCCCATAACCAGCCTCCTTGGATGGAACTTTCCCATAGCCCTATAGACATAGCACCCCGCATCCCAGATCCCCTTTGCTGTCCCCTTCTTTGGCTTTCAGATTTCCTAGCAACTGCAGCAACCTCCCATTCAATGAAGCTACATGCCAACCACAGCTCTCAGACCCCGTGTAGCTCAAAGCGGGGGTATTACAGTATCAAGGAGGTTGAAGGCTGAAAGTTCAAAGCCAACCCTTGGCAGAAGTCAGAGAAGGAACCATGCCTACTGCTATAACCAGCCTCTGCCAAAGGGGTTCTTAATCTTATTATTTGGGGGCATGAGGAAAATGTAATTGCAGGATAGCAGAAGATTCAGAAGGTGCTTAAAATGGTTCATATAAATAAATGACCTCTGTGAATGCTTGCTGGGAGGGGAAATAGGGATAGAGGAGTCTGGGGCTTCAGCAAAGGGAGGAGGATTATGGGGAGGTCAGAGGGGTTGGGGGTTTAGGTGAGGGGGTGGGATATTGGGACAGGTGATATGATGGTGGGAGGGAAGGTGAGTGGGTGTCAGTCACCCCCATATTCTTCCCTCCCATATGTGCCCTGGGATTGGGAGGACCTTTCCCTCTGGGGGTGTCTGAGCCCTACCTCTCTGCCTCTCTCACGTGAGCCAGAATCTGGGGAGCCCTCCCCCTTTAGGAGgttctgagcccctctccctgcccctgtgcATGCACTGGGATCTGTGGGAGCTGTCGCTCTCGGGGTGTCTGAGCCCTTTGTGTGTGCCAGGATCTGGGGTCCCTGCCCCTTTATAGGGGTGTCTGACCTCATTCCTTGCCTCCCCTCATGTGTGCTGGGATCTGGGGGGCCCTGTGCCACTTCGATGGGCTGAGTCCTTCTCCTTGCCTCCCCTGCCCTTTAGACATAGCTGAGCTCCTTCCCTTGCCCCCACACCACTAGATTGGGGCGAGGAACTAAGCATGGGCAGGCTTGATGTATAGCATGGGCTTCCAAGCATTGACTGAGGGAGGAGAGCTGAGAACACCACCGAGATGAATGGAGCTATTGGCCCAGGCTATATTATTTCAATGGGCGCTCTCCTTCAGCTGATATCATCACGCTGAGATCCATAGGCCCCACGATagcaaagcagctgctgctggttaATTTCATACAATTTTACAGCTGAGCACCAGGTTAGCTACGATTAAAATTGAGAAGATTTTTGTTTCAAAGCAGATTCTTCTAGGTGCTCTAAAATCCCCATGCTTGGATTGTCTTGAAATTTGGGATGCCTCCTGGGGGTACGACGTAGGGTTAGTGACCCACATTTGAGATCATTTGATCAAGGGGTTCCTGAACTCCAAAAACAACTTTTCTTCAAGTTCACAGCTTCTACCAATGGTTGTTTTGCACCCCTGCCTTCAAAAATGCTGACGGTTTAATGGGATTGGAAGGTGAGGGTGAGCTGGAaatgctggagggggcagggaataCTAAATGTTGCAGGGTAtggtggagagggggaaggagagagacacacCAGTCTTTTTACACATGTAACAAATAACCGCCACATTTTTGGGTCATAGACCAACTACATACTCCAAACGTTACAAAGCACAAGCATTATCACCAATCCACTATTACGTAGTGTGTGCGGGGAACAGGGAAGAAATGCCCCGATACACCCATAATACACTTACTCATGCTCCGTCATTGCACTGTACTTAACAGGGGCTTCAACTACGtgaagagggttccaaagaggatggatctagactgttctcagtggtggcagatgacagaacacggagtaatggtctcaagttgcagtgggggaggtctaggtttggtattaggaaaaaacatttcactaggagggtggtgaagcactataATGGGTTCCCTAGGGTGGAATCTCCAGGTTCTTAAGggtcagcttgacaaagcctttgctgggatgatttagttcgggttggtccagctttgagcaggaggttggactagatgacctcccgaggtctcttccaaacctaatctctatgattctatgattccctatACTTGCCCAACACACAAATGCTAAGGGCGAGTTTAGACTACAAAGGCAGATCAAGCCAGAGAAAAATCCTCACCCTGGAGCGAAGTTGTTACACCGACCCAACTCCCTGTGCAGACAGCGCTAGGACAGCAGAACTGTTGCTACAGCGTTTTCAGCGTAGACACGGCCTGAGCCTGCTCTACATCACATCTGTTCAATTTTACAACCCCTTCAACCTCGTCCCCTCCAGGTACATGATGCCGTCTAACACTACAATGTCTTTTACCTTTCATTTGTGCCCACCTCACTGATGATAGTCCCCCAGACAGGAAGACCCTATGCCCCATTAGTGACACAACGTGCACAACCCAGTGCTGTAATGAGGTGAAATGGATCTCTCGGGGTACCCGGGCACCTTTTCTTTGATCACAGacctgggggaggaagaggggctcACCTTCACCGACGGGAACAGCCCTCAAAACCACTTTGTCTCTGCCAAGCTGCTCCAGCTAACCCCTCTCCCATTCAGTACAGCAACACCTAATGTGTGGAggacagctggagcccaggggctCTTAGCAGCTCCAGGGGCAGAGATAAGAACCATAGGCAGGCACCTTAACTCCTCATTGCTTGGCTTTCAGATGTGAGAATTTTGCTTCGCTCGACATTCTGGAAGGGCGTGTGGAACCTCTGGGCAACATTAACTCCGTGGTTTGCCAGTGACTTAGCACTGACCACCTGGCACACAAGGGAGCAGGAGATGTGAACACAGTTCTGCTATAGTTTGCAACAAAGTCACAGGGTGCAAGGGAGGCGGCTCTGTTTGTGAGAACCCCAGAGACTCAGCATCCCAGGAAGTCACTCGGGAATGCAGAGACAAAAggagggagagacaagacagatcCCAGAGAGCTGGGGGTATTGAGGCAGTTGTTGCTGCCAACATGACCTCTGTCTTCAGCTCAGCTTTGCCAAGCCAACCTGAGGATTCTTTGATGCCATATTCTAGTTAAGTAACAAATGTGATGCTGAGTTGCTGCAGATATGGATTGCATTGCGCACAGCAGGTAACGAACTGCGATAGCCCCTTACCAAGGAGATTCCATCATCGGTAGAAACGTGCCCAGCCTGGACCTCTTGGCTACTCCCCAATGTCAATAGGGACCCATATGAGATCTCAGCCAGAGCATGGGCAAAAGAGGCACAGAGCCTCCCAGGGCAAACATGCCTCGGGGGACAAggctgggggagacagaggagcAGAGGCAAGCAGAAAGCCAAGGAGAGGGGCACAGACTGAGGGCTCCCAGCACAACCCCAAGTCAAAGGAATAAACAGAAACTGAgttaggaaggtttcagagtagcagccgtgttagtctgtatctgcaaaaagaaaaggaggacttgtggcaccttagagactaacaaatttatttgagcataagctttcgtgagctacagctcacttcatcggatgcatcaatgaagtgaactgtagctcacaaaagcttatgctcaaataaatttgttagtctctaaggtgccacaagtcctccttttctttttgagttaggaaGGAGTTGCTGTGCGGGAGCCCACGGCTGGGACAGCAGATGGTGTGgtttgggattgaggggcatcagcagagctgggtgggaggccagggctgggacagcaggggctgtgggtctggattgaggggcaccagaaCTGGTTTGCCCATGCCCCACTCCTGGCTGTGCTCGTGTTTCCTCAGAATTCTACTCCGCTGGCCCCAGGAAACCCTctcacccctccctgcccagggaaGGATCCCAATGGTGCCTTGTGACTGCAGAGATGTGGCTGACCCAGCTCCGGGCCAGCCACAGACTCTGTTAATGGTTCATTCGCTCAGGAATAAGACATTGGAGCAGCCTCCAAGGGAGAAATCCAGCAGGGACAGGACCAGCTGCTGCCAGGCAAGGACTTCACTGCCTCATGGACACCCTTTCCCCCTATCTACCCAGAGGCTGCCCCTTACCCTGGCACAGAGACCGCCAAGGTGGGTGGGTGCTACTGAGACCACCTGAATCCTGCACAGACCAGCCCTGGCCTTGTGGGGGccacacagacagacagggaTTGCTACTGTAGGATCTTTGGTGAGCACAGAGGCTGCACACAGATTGGTTTGTTATTTTAGGGTCTCTGGTGAGCACAGGGGCTGCACTCAGACTGCATTGTTACTGCAGGTTTGTTATTGCAGGGGTGGAAGGTTACACACACCCTGCCAGCTTCTGGGATGACATTGTGGTGACAGATACAGGAAACTGATacattcccctcctccacccgCTCAGGTGGCCGCAACGCCACAACCTTTGGAAGCTACCAAGGCCCATCTCAACAGAGATGCTGACCCTGAGCTGCTCCTCCaagctgcagctgctggaggcGACACTATGGAGGCGCCTGCCTGAGACATGGCAGGTGACGTAGCTGTGTCTAGCCCCACTGCCCGCACCCCCGGGACGGGACTCAatccccccaccacccatggggcagagagcaggggaaggTTCCTCTGACTCCCCTGGGAGATGGGTTAGAGATCAGACCAGAGGGGCAGGCCCCTCCCCCGAAGATgctggctgctctcccagccccccctcctgcacctctcGTGCTGCCCAAAGTCCAAACCCATCACCAATTCCTGCTGCTCACCCAGTGTAGCCAGCGGGACCTTCCTAGCCAATCACAGGGTAAGTTGGCTCTGTATCAGCCAATCACACCACAGGTGGGCACCGTGTCAGCCAATCACTGCATAGGCGGGCTCCGTGACAGCTAATCAGAGAGCTGGGTAGCTCTGGCTCCCTACAATGCCCATCACATGGCTCCAGTGCGTGTGTGGGTCACCAGCCCCTTTGACCCGTCTCCCCCACACTCAGGATCTCCCCTGCAATACCAGCCCAGGGGCCACAATACAACTTAGGGatcagaccccaaaatcaggagagtaaaccgggggcgggggaggggagacaagcCCCCCAGCCCTCACTCCCCATAGACCCTGCCCACATCAcaactccctccctgcctctcacGCCCAACCCTAGTGTCACCCCACATCCCCCTACTCAGCCCCCAATCTCTTCTCCTTGCTGCTCCCCACATTCCCCTGCAACTCCCCAGTCTCTGTTCCCCAGAGCCTGGGGCAGCCATTTTCCCTGGCCTTGCCCCCCTGAAATCATTCTGAGGTGGCAGCCATCTTGGCTAAGGGCAGCTTGTGGTGAGAGCCACATTGTCAGGGACAGGAGAGGGAGGCCATTTTGGGGAAGGGCAAATAACACTCGGAGAAGGCGCAGAAGACCATGACACTGAAACCGCACAATAAACATTTGGAGGCTCCTGACACAGTTGTGAGAGTGGGAAttgctgtccctcctccagctctgatCCCCAACACCCTTGTATCTCTGGCAGGTTCACAGTGTCATGATGAACATAAACCGTGGGAACCCGGCTGGACATGAGGTGCTGGTGGATACATGGCCCGAGTTCAAAGCCATCCTCACCCGGCTGCGCAGAGAGGTGCTGCCTCTTAGCCACTGCACTGCAcctgggggactggctggctcaggcgggggtgaggggtggggaggaggggaattggGATTTGGGGCCTTTCCAGGTTGGATCAGGGTGGGCAGGCAGATCAGTCATTCCTTTGGGAGTTCCCCACCCTACGCCATGTCTCCCCCGGCAGGTGGCATCGGACGACACTGATTTctacaccaacacacacacagcattctaGCGGGACCTAGGCACCAACCGGGCCCTGCTGGGCAGTGCCGTCAACTGGGGCCAGGCCTTCTGCATCCTCGGTAACATGGGCCCCACAGCACTGGGGAGAGCCCCATAGCGATTGAGCATATAAGTCATGTCTGGGCCCAACCGCTGGACCTTGCCCTACAGTGCCAGCCCCGAAACCCTCAGCTCCCCCAAGGCTGCACAGCTGCTCCCATGAGCTCTCTGGGGTCAGGTACCTATGGGGCAGCcccttgccagggctgagcagggGTCAGCTCACCTGACCACATCCTCTTCCCTGAGGGCTGGGGCTAGTGGATTGGAAGCTCAGACTCCTGTCCCCTGTagcagcctgtgctccccacacatATGCATCCTTTTCTCACCACCCTACAGTCCCCATTCCCACTGCTCACGGTGCATTCCTGCCACCTGCAGGGCTCCAGAATGGGGTATACGAGGCCTCCAGGAACATCGCCAAGGCTAAGGCAGTCCAGCTGGAAGCATCCCGCTATTTCACCTACCTCCACCCAGATCCCAGCACCATGTCCGAGATCCGGTCAGTGTCTGCCTGCATCACAGGGCCCCACAGTGGGTGTGGTAGGGAAGAGAACAGCCTGAGAGGCTGGGACATTGGCCAGCATGGCACTGGGATACCCACGCTCTGGCTGGCTATTCCCCACGCAGGGCCTGGGGCCCTGTTGCCACCAGCAGAATCCCAGTGGGATTGGCGCTAAGCCCAACCTCCCTCAGGGATCCCATTGGGACTGGGGAGCATAGCCATTGGGTGGGGCCAGGTATGGGGAGGGCCCTGTTCAGCTACTGCACAGGGCCCCAGCCTCTGCCAGAAAACCCTGATACTAATGGCTTCTGTGCCACCAATGGgaccccacccgcagcccctgggGAAGGGCACTCCTGCCAATAGCTATCAGCCCTGTCAGGGCTTGGGCAGTGAGCGACTCTGCTCACCCTGTCCCTTCACCACATCTGTCCTGGACCAGGATGGAGAGGAACCTTCCCTGTCCACAGCCTGTTCAGACTTCGGCTCCTCACCCAGAACCCCAGGAGGGGCAGATACCCAGGGGGCATCTCTACGAGGAAGGGGAATGAGACACTCAGTTCTAACGAGAAGGGACATTAGGCAGAGCTGCCACTGTGTGGGTtagtgtcccattccccacccccctgagccagccaactCCCCCCTCCACTTGGCTACAGCATCCCCCTTTGCTGAGTCCCATGAGTTTGGCAGGGTCTCAAGATGACCTTCATGGGAATTCCCctctgcctggggggggggaagccccctctgattggctgcctctcagagctgctgcagtaagagtgccctgcccctccctgcagtaATGTGACACCCTTgtcatgggtggggtggggagggaggaagaggaagcaggAATTGCTCAGCATCTCAGGGTGACATGCTtctgctccccatcccttcctgtgAGCAATGAGGACAAGATGGTGCCTAggcttcccccttccctgggaCACCTGGCCAGGGAGAGGGGAGCTCGCTGCAGCCCccaccagggctggggggggtggaaCAACATCACGAGGTGCAGAGGGGAGGCTGGGGACAGAGTTGATGGGTGACTGTGGGGGGCAGAACTGATGGGGCAGAATGAATTGCTGTATGGGAGATGGGGAGATATGGGGCTAGGAGCTTCTGCAGTGGGGCCCATAACACCATAATAAATCTCGGAGTGATGGCAACACCCAGAGGTGGGAGGAGATCAACTATCAAGGGACACCAGAAATCACAACgtaatctttaaaaaaagcttcatgATCTTAGGGCCAACCTGATGATTCTGGGGTCTGACTCCCGATCACTGACCCTTGGGCTTGGGCCTGCTGctctctgccccgccccagacTGGACCCGTCTGTGAGGCTGTCATCCCTGGATGTTTCCCATGCTGACCTGCTGAATGAGACGTGGGCCATTGGGGGGAACGACAACAGCAGGAGGTACCTGGCCAACCTGATCCGCTACTTCCCCAGTGTCTGCCTCCTGGACCCTGCTGGACGCCCTGTCAGCTGGACTATTACAGACCCATTTGGCCTCATGAGGCACAGCTATACCCTGCCCCAGCACCGGGGACGCGGCTACATCCAGGTGCTGATGAATGTCATGGCCAAGCAGATGCACACATGGGGCTATCCCAGCTACTGTCATTTTGCCGCGGACAACTACCCCatgcagaggctgcaggagaggcAGGGCTTCCAGTGCCAGCCCAACTGGTGCCACTTCATCCTCCACAACACAGCACTGCATAGAACCCCCACGttaacccccagccctgcaccggGCACAGCCCCCACATGAGTCCCAGCCCAGCCACCCAGGGGACCTGCCAGGCTGGGGCTAGGGAAGCCAaggg
This DNA window, taken from Dermochelys coriacea isolate rDerCor1 chromosome 6, rDerCor1.pri.v4, whole genome shotgun sequence, encodes the following:
- the LOC119856915 gene encoding glycine N-acyltransferase-like protein 3, which translates into the protein MLILSCSSKLRLLEGTLWRVLPNTLPVYGAVMTINRGNPAAQEVLVDSWPKFKVVLTRPHREVASDDSDFYTNTYTVYYRDLGAYRTLLGSAVNWGQTFRIHGLQDGVYEVSKDIAEAKGIKLDVFRYFTYFHPDPSSMPEIRLDPAVRLSSLDVSHADLLNETWVFGGNEKSRKYLASLIRHFPSVCLLDAAGHPVSWTASDLFGAMGPAYTLPQHRGRGYMGMLNNLMAKRLHALGYPSYGNVAVENYRMQRLQERQGFQCLPSLCHFILHNPALEKAPTLTPSPAPGTAPK